GTCCCGGTCGGGCCGAAGGCGACGGACAGGCCGATAAGGGGGACGAGGGCGCGCAGCGCGAGCTTTCGCATCGGGAGCCTTTCACTCGGTCGGCGTCGTGATCACGATGCCGACCGAGTGTGATCGCGCGGCCAACACGGCGTGTCCGCACGGAACCCGTCGCGTGTACCGGGGTGCGGTGGTTGCGGGTGGGGTGGGGCCGGGTAGACACGGTGGCATGGCCTGCCGCATTACAGAGATCGTGCTGGACTGCCGTGACCCCGAGGAGCTCGCCGGGTTCTGGTGCGAGGTGCTGGGCTACGTGGTCCAGGCCAGGGAGGACGGCGACATCGGGATCGGCCCGCCGGACGGGGACGGCGACCCGCGGCCGACGCTGGTGCTCAACCGGACCGACGAGCCCAAGACCGGCAAGCTGCGCCTGCACTTCGACGTCAACGCCGCCGACCGCGACCAGGACGCCG
The nucleotide sequence above comes from Actinomadura algeriensis. Encoded proteins:
- a CDS encoding VOC family protein, with translation MACRITEIVLDCRDPEELAGFWCEVLGYVVQAREDGDIGIGPPDGDGDPRPTLVLNRTDEPKTGKLRLHFDVNAADRDQDAELERLLAAGARPADVGQSGEESWYVLADPEGNEFCLLRRRVSG